The nucleotide window gacccacaagatgtgccttacagaggtgggaaatatctttctttagcaaactatattagtttgagacgctaaaaaatgaattccgtaaaaatctcgcgggcgaactaaaggcctataaaaatcaaaaatatcacactaaaagacaaaatatgatgcttgaattttaacaccagaatttaaaaaaaatgtatatccaagcactatgtttttaactgacattactgaaaaaaaaaattgctttatatttgaccgagaaaataaatttcatagcaaaaaggtgtatctctgaattgtgctgattttaacatgtatcgatcgacttttagcgcgactatgcatttctaaagaattggttgtcctgcgtataGACTGTATAGTACtgctcagtgcagcgtgggttcgatagaagagaatgtatgtatggcgaagagtggtgtgagtTGATATCAAGTTTCTATTATTTGCTGTGCTTATTTGCGTAATGTGATGGGTTCGAATCGATTTGAAAATAATACAATTCATTCACTAACAATTGGCGATAGGTCACTGCTCTGCATAATAAGATCGATCTTTAAACCATTGCGTCAGAACAGGGATCTATACGAaggataagcatcctaggttacataaccaaaccggaagatgtatcctaggtctagacaatagtaggattagcggccattttgtcttctacatgattttattcacgtgtccttatactttagtacacaaatatataagttaacaggtttacaattttaaaattatattttgaatatacaatatattctgtagtaaatcgatgaaattacggtgattgttcaggtattatatgcttgatagaattaaactgtctgaccagctagtattctcctccgacGTCAGTGTGATttcagtcactccacgtaccgtgttgcgaaggtggaggagactaaagctgtattgacgaacacgcatgcgttaaaaatgatgtagcctaggtcgaacaatagcgtgacgtagttcccggcattgttcctatgcactttcaccctcctggtcagAAAGAGCTCAATGGCTCAATTACTGAACGCCAGTGCAGATTAAATTTTAAACCCAGCTCTACACAGAGCATCAAAGGTGCTGACGAACTACCTATTGCATGCATTACAGTGTCTAACTTGATGCATTTCCAACATCTCAAGATGCTGTATCATATTTTCATATTCGTCCTCGGATTTAGTACAATAAATTGCCAAGAACCTGACATAGATTATAGTGATAATGACGCTAAGATTCTGATACTTGGAGGTGGTCGCGGAGGTCTTCATGCCGCTGAAATACTTCTTGATAACGAAATCACGGATTTTATCATCTTGGAAGGCGAGTCTGAACCCGGAGGTCTAGAGAAACTGATCAATTTTGACGGTATACAGCTAGAATCGGGTTTTCAATGGGCCTACCCACCGCTGAAGTCTACATTAGATGATCTAAATATCCAGTACCATGAGAGTAATTATGATTCCTACGTTGTGAGAAATGATTTGGGCCAAGTCGTTACGAAGGCATTTAATGAAGGTTTCGACCGATATTACGCGGCAAAAGAAGTTGTGGATGAAATTGCGCGGGATTCTTTGAAAGGTAATTGAaaacctgagtggaagaagggcccaacagaaacttattttttggaaaagttttatagacggaatgttttcatcttcaggggacctttaatatacatgtaattatatattaacatacagtattacatacattagaaatcatataaacatctcaaaaaaagtaactaaccccccttaaataatggccattattcaaaaaggggctattgtattacaaatctgtaaaatgcgttggaagcagaatttatttctgcgcattttgacacctcatttgcagcaattgattaaatattgatgtttccatggcagcggtacaggtcttaatacaagccggagttggacccttcttccactaatatactgcaagtgccagttccgtaagcagatctcttataaatagctacagaaattgggaaattatccattaattgcacaagtagaagcatgtaatatggtagcaagaaagtttattgttgtgaaaagcagatttcatgaatGAACAAAATTCccctttaacccaatatttgtggaagaagggcccaacgcCATGGAGTTTAGACTCGGTATCCAAAGACAGTGTACATGGATATTAGGGTGAATCTGAAAATgataaaatttagattttttaatgGGCTACCCTCTCATTTGGTACATTATGGTTAAAAAACATCGCTTGAAAATAATTGCacgttttgaacaaattttagaaGTCCCTACCGAGCATTTTAATTTTGCACATAAAGTCAATGGTGATTTTAACTATTTTCAACAAAGTACTAATAGTCAtctgaaatatttcctttaaaaATTGTGTCATCAGATAGTTATTGGAATGTGTAACATAATTGTGAAAGAAAATTCGGGATAAAATATCCCCAAATcaataaaaaatcaaatttgtaaaAAGGGCAAAATGGGGGTGACAGCAGTATATTCAACAGCCAGTGAGTAGTTGGCCATTTGAAAAAATTCTTATGTTTGCtatacagttaggacgctggacaaccgattgttattgttctgcaaggctcactcagtcatttaataaggcaatacaaacgatcgaatttggaattcaaatgaacaaaatttgagttacaccttttcagtgtaatttttttttcttggccaaatgaaaagcaataattttcattttttcagtaaatgtcagtaaaaactgtaatgcttgatactgtattttttttcaaatcttagtgttaaacttagtcgtgaaattcagtcatttagtgtaagattttcgattttgataggcttcaactctgcccgcgagcctttttttggatcaaccttttagcttttcaaagtaatatagttcgctaaagaaggatttttcccaacatcaccgtgagcgatatatcattgttttgtcagaatttccgttttgattccataattttttacTAGCTGaacaattttcaaatccacgcgtgaaatcttaggctaatactagcattgtggatcgacaTCTctggtgcccggcctggatacagtgttgccagaacttcaatatagcaaagaaattacctagtgtttcatgaaggtgactgggtatagtgccttttgtttgtgtttgtttgaaattgcttaaacccaccgaaagtcataatgaagcagccaaaacaatacaaggttaaacatggaagtttataacaacctattataatgacctaaaggaaaaatcatttatggcaacaatgagccttgcattgtaagtcatggttaaaatgtgttgagtacccaccccacccccataggcctacataatattacataccggtaccttataatatttatatagcacggctatagctatacatttagaaagtaggtcctatagcgctaaattatgacaaataggcctacacaaacccgaacgcaagtctgaagggtgtaatgataatgccaacccgcgatgggaggggggggtcattcaaaattcacctggagatagggacagaaaattaaaatcccctctaataacacgcgaatttttctaggtttggacagtggattttcccatggacctcatcctaggtaaataaacaaacaaacagacaaaatggttttcataatcatggaatccatagcccctataaattgaaattgcaggctatcacgggagcaaatttccaaaattcacctcatttaccagaattggggatttgggctaccaaatggaAAACGGAACCTGGTTgtcaacaattgaaatatcgattatttctgctggttgttctcgagataaagtactgagtttgacattttcggagcatgaagggaaaaagggtaaaataaaaacggaaattctgacaaaactataatatatagacccacacgatgtgctttacagaggtgggaaatatctttctttagcaaactatattagcttgagacgctaaaaatgaattccgtaaaaagctcgcgggcgaactaaaggcctataaaaatcaaaaatatcacactaaaagacaaaatatgatgcttgaattttaacaccaggatttaaaaaaaaaatgtatatccaagcactatgtctttaactgatattactgaaaaaaaaaaatattgctttatatttgaccgagaaaataaatttcatagcaaaaaggtgtatctctgaattgtgctgattttaacatgtatcgatcgacttttagcgcgactatgcatttctaaagaattggttgtccagcgtcctaagggtcggttcatagtgaatattcgaaggcgaatattcgttgtcgaatactttttgtgacgtcaaaatatatacggcaacgaataaaatatgatgacacgccgagttgagttagtccatacaggaccaacgcaatatttagcaccataatcaacgccgtcaggcgttggtcctacACATTAGGTCGCTACCCCAGCAGTGtccctcattataataaacagtgaccaaaaccaaaccagtcgatgagttacgtcatgaatccaaatatggaaaatagcccGCCCACCATTCGGGCtatcattcaaccgcatctattacataactgggactctcaagtcatctcaagtacttggtttctcaatcgattgattttgataatgcaataaaagcaatacaaacttttgaggtcgcttaccagtgtaaatcgggctagtatgaattaaatgaaagttttttgttgctatattaGTGCAGTTCGAGATagtgtaggcctaatcagtgttaacaaaaagtcatttgtatgattctaagtttgttttcctttttttatttaatattgtcacatttgtcaataggcctaaccgtgataccattaaaaaggctaaaagaacattaattctacataacacaccgtttatttggaactgaactttgatttattaaagtcataatgtacaatcttatataaatatgaatttggttaatttttttcaaaactgattttttggcatatttgcaatgtatacacatgtcacaacttgcacctaaatggaatcagccaaatttgttgtgtttgtaggtaaacagagcaaagttcgacataaagtcaaaATTCAATAATATGATATAATGACTTTATCATCATGTCCTCCTGTagaacggccaaaataacaagcagtgtttacctcgttatttcagctcaaaatggacaaaattcccaattcccgataattagggcctattactggtattatttcagcattttgaatatataatgacaaatttagaatttgaaggaaatcgtacattaagcctttaacacctaactggaaaaaacagagtgagtaaaatacaataaaaggcgatacaactcgcaagtactgttgatatttcaaacgcatgtgaaaaaaaaaaggaacggaaaaattacagtatatttctttaatcccgaaggcatgaaagggcctgtgattactctttgaatttagggttttgatttaaactattttaatatcaaatctttaaaaaacaacatggtCTTCTCGTTTCAACCGAGGGGCATGGGATTCACCACTTTTAAATGATCAATCGAAAAATTAATTGATgatttaataaaacaatataaatttaacgtaaataaataataaataaatattttctttatataaataaatggatacataaatcaacaaataattcgaataaaatgaataaaaaccatAAGCCTGATaaatggcaatatataaatcaataaacgaatagaaaataaataaatgaataataaaacaaatactgatgaatagaaataaatatatatattaacgaataattaatgaatacacattaggttaattccttttcttgaaaataataagttcagcaagttctttctttctttctttctttctttatttccttctttccttctttccttttttctttctttctttctttctttctttctttctttctttctttctttctttctttctttctttctttcattatttaatacgggcctataattatatttatttcatttatcatcatttatgttttattattaaagtaacagtacgacagcaacttagctcacttccggtaatttttaccggcgtgacctttgctgttacgtaacgtaatgttgtaaatcaggtggcaaatacagtttttcagaaaacatttaaaaaatggaatatacgagtggtttctcccttcatttccatattgagcccatagataagatatgaaacatgagtataaggcaaacagtaacgtgtaaaagtccaattattgtggagaaaatgaatgtttattgtgcgcgaagtagcctaaaaaatgagaaaaaatgcatgtcacgatcaccaaaatggttatatctgcaactatgcgccaacgccgttcgtatgcttttctgtaatgatagatattagctaacttgagcttgtattaaattttcagcgaaaatgattggtggaacaatcgagtcgtaggttggaaagttgctttcaaaacggcttcaccaagcaatcgtgcgtgaccataagtgaccagtgtcagcaggaaaattaacagccggccttgtccatataatcgattaataattgtcaggatcgtccagttgactacagtgatatttatttattcatacaaaatactgccctgtcatacaaaatatcgaagtcaatataaaacgtaatttcaagccatttgactgaacttacaaacagtttataaaagattattgttgaacgagacactgaattagaaataacattgcaaaaggtactagaataagttagcaggttgtgatggtctagtggctaagtccgtgcctgaagtgcgtgaggttggaagttcgaaccctaccatagcgggtttttttgttgttgttgaaaatatttatgatattagtaaacaactttcaggaagggtttctgatcatttgaagcagaaataatgaggtaaaatgaaagaaagcatttttttatcttgaccgcttgtggtgttctattgaagataattaaagttactctagacaacgaaacgctgattccaattatgtgtatgtctgggtatggtgtaagaacggtgtaaaaattacaaataatattatgccaaaaatatcaggtttgaaattcgtaaattatggctgacgctatcttattttttaatatgtaggcctacgcataaagaaaaacattgcaaacgtgttgatgttgcatagaaatatttttaattgatcataat belongs to Amphiura filiformis chromosome 18, Afil_fr2py, whole genome shotgun sequence and includes:
- the LOC140139505 gene encoding uncharacterized protein, which produces MHFHPPGQKELNGSITERQCRLNFKPSSTQSIKGADELPIACITVSNLMHFQHLKMLYHIFIFVLGFSTINCQEPDIDYSDNDAKILILGGGRGGLHAAEILLDNEITDFIILEGESEPGGLEKLINFDGIQLESGFQWAYPPLKSTLDDLNIQYHESNYDSYVVRNDLGQVVTKAFNEGFDRYYAAKEVVDEIARDSLKGKRLDVAQKVGLYVGGLKGYEPIEGAVEWYEIEFEYGKPSKDISIVGPYEQDFGSESQYYITDRNKGLFGRALEALDSDHLRLNKLVRNVNQTEERVVVTTADGSQYTADYVLVTFSIGVLQRGNVTFTRNFRRGRRNRSAASNGAPWIQSS